One genomic region from Curtobacterium sp. 9128 encodes:
- a CDS encoding DNA topoisomerase IV subunit A, translating to MARTDAVGLPDGERIEDVDVSEEMQGSFLEYAYSVIYSRALPDARDGLKPVQRRILYQMAEMGLRPDRGHVKSARVTGEVMGKLHPHGDGAIYDALVRMAQPFTMRVPLVDGHGNFGSLDDGPAAARYTEARLAEPSMAMTEGLGEDVVDFVPNYDNQIMQPGVLPAAFPNLLVNGASGIAVGMATNMAPHNLGEVVEAAKHLLMNPQATLEELMEFVPGPDLPSGGTIVGLSGVRDAYATGRGTFRTRAKVAVENLTPRKTGLVVTELPYLVGPERVIEKIKDGVQSKKLVGISDVNDLTDRNHGLRLVIGIKSGFNASAVLEQLYKHTPLEEGFGINNVALVGGSPRTLGLRELLDVYVQHRLAVVTRRSEYRLARRRERLHLVEGLLVAILDIDEVIEVIRSSDDSEAARSRLQDVFDLSEVQAEYILELRLRRLTKFSRLELEGERDQLLSEIAALEELLASDERLRAQVALELTEVSDKFATPRRTLLTEADAPVRGGKKAVVNPEDLQVADSPCRVLLSTTGRLIRVDIPTSELGIVRVPKRSKHDAVLATVVSTVRGQVGALTSTGRMVRFSPVDVPAVPPAAVRLDAGVRVNDYLGIPRSEAVVAIVDLSGATEHSLAIGTAQGVVKRVVPGAWPDKPEFVAIGLKPGDAVVGAAQSPESDDLVFITSNAQLLRFGASVVRAQGLPAGGVAGVSLAADARVIWFGAVAPSEDAVVATVSTSSSALPGTDTGRAKVSSLSEFPGKGRATQGVRAHAFLKGEDGLSVAWAGIAPPHAVGSDGAARTLPDWLSKRDGSGSPLEAVIGSIGGSAATLDGTRGEA from the coding sequence ATGGCACGCACGGACGCAGTCGGTCTGCCCGACGGTGAGCGCATCGAGGACGTCGACGTCTCCGAGGAGATGCAGGGCTCCTTCCTCGAGTACGCGTACTCCGTCATCTACTCGCGCGCGCTCCCGGACGCCCGCGACGGACTGAAGCCGGTGCAGCGCCGGATCCTGTACCAGATGGCCGAGATGGGCCTCCGGCCGGACCGCGGCCACGTGAAGAGCGCCCGCGTCACCGGTGAGGTGATGGGCAAGCTGCACCCGCACGGCGACGGCGCGATCTACGACGCCCTGGTGCGGATGGCGCAGCCGTTCACGATGCGTGTGCCGCTGGTGGACGGACACGGCAACTTCGGGTCCCTGGACGACGGTCCGGCCGCTGCCCGGTACACCGAGGCGCGCCTGGCGGAGCCGTCGATGGCGATGACCGAGGGCCTCGGGGAAGACGTCGTCGACTTCGTCCCGAACTACGACAACCAGATCATGCAGCCGGGTGTGCTCCCGGCCGCGTTCCCGAACCTGCTCGTGAACGGCGCGTCGGGCATCGCGGTCGGCATGGCCACCAACATGGCGCCGCACAACCTGGGCGAGGTGGTCGAGGCCGCCAAGCACCTGCTGATGAACCCGCAGGCCACGCTCGAAGAGCTGATGGAGTTCGTGCCGGGCCCGGATCTCCCCTCCGGCGGCACGATCGTGGGGCTCTCCGGCGTGCGCGATGCCTACGCCACGGGGCGCGGGACGTTCCGGACGCGCGCCAAGGTCGCCGTCGAGAACCTCACCCCGCGCAAGACCGGTCTCGTCGTCACCGAGCTGCCGTACCTCGTCGGCCCGGAACGCGTGATCGAGAAGATCAAGGACGGCGTCCAGTCGAAGAAGCTCGTCGGCATCTCCGACGTCAACGACCTCACCGACCGCAACCACGGGCTCCGGCTCGTCATCGGCATCAAGTCCGGGTTCAACGCCTCCGCCGTGCTCGAGCAGCTGTACAAGCACACCCCGCTCGAAGAGGGCTTCGGCATCAACAACGTCGCGCTCGTCGGCGGGTCGCCGCGCACGCTCGGGCTGCGTGAGCTCCTCGACGTGTACGTACAGCACCGGCTGGCGGTCGTCACGCGGCGCTCGGAGTACCGGCTTGCACGCCGGCGCGAGCGGCTCCACCTGGTCGAGGGCCTCCTCGTCGCGATCCTCGACATCGACGAGGTCATCGAGGTCATCCGGTCCTCGGACGACTCGGAAGCCGCGCGTTCCCGCCTGCAGGACGTCTTCGACCTGTCCGAGGTGCAGGCCGAGTACATCCTCGAGCTCCGCCTCCGCCGCCTCACGAAATTCTCGCGCCTCGAGCTCGAGGGCGAGCGCGACCAGCTCCTCAGCGAGATCGCCGCGCTCGAAGAACTGCTGGCATCCGACGAACGACTCCGTGCCCAGGTGGCGCTCGAGCTCACCGAGGTGTCGGACAAGTTCGCGACGCCACGGCGGACGCTCCTGACCGAAGCCGACGCTCCCGTCCGCGGTGGCAAGAAGGCGGTGGTGAACCCCGAGGACCTGCAGGTCGCGGACTCTCCGTGCCGCGTGCTGCTGTCCACCACCGGCCGGCTCATCCGCGTCGACATCCCGACGTCGGAGCTCGGCATCGTGCGGGTCCCGAAGCGGTCCAAGCACGACGCCGTCCTCGCCACCGTGGTCAGCACGGTGCGCGGGCAGGTCGGCGCGCTGACCTCGACCGGACGCATGGTGCGGTTTTCCCCCGTCGACGTCCCGGCCGTCCCACCGGCAGCGGTACGACTCGACGCGGGTGTCCGGGTGAACGACTACCTCGGCATCCCCCGGTCCGAGGCCGTGGTCGCGATCGTCGACCTCTCCGGCGCCACCGAGCACTCGCTGGCGATCGGCACTGCGCAGGGCGTCGTGAAGCGCGTCGTCCCGGGGGCGTGGCCGGACAAGCCCGAGTTCGTCGCCATCGGCCTGAAGCCAGGGGACGCCGTGGTCGGTGCCGCCCAGTCGCCGGAGTCCGACGACCTGGTGTTCATCACCTCGAACGCCCAGCTGCTGCGCTTCGGTGCGTCCGTCGTCCGGGCGCAGGGGCTCCCGGCGGGAGGTGTCGCGGGGGTCTCCCTCGCCGCCGACGCCCGGGTCATCTGGTTCGGCGCCGTCGCCCCGTCAGAGGATGCCGTCGTCGCCACGGTGTCCACGTCGTCGTCGGCGCTGCCCGGCACCGACACCGGGCGCGCCAAGGTGTCGTCGCT